The DNA region ACGCGCAAGGCGTTCGCGTTCACGCGCACCGGGTCGTTGGACTTGTCGCCCACCTCGGTATTGGTCTCGGTGGCGGCCTTGATGTAGGTGCCGATGCCGCCGTTCCACAGCAGTTGCGCCGGAGACAGCAGGATGGCGCGGATCATCTCCGGCGGGGACAGCGAGGTAACCTCGGCGCCCAGGCCGAGCGCCTCGCGCACCTCCTCGCTGACCGGGATCGCCTTGACCGTGCGGTCGTAGACGCCGCCGCCCGCGCTGATCAGCGACTGGTCGTAGTCGGCCCAGGACGAGCGCGGCAACGCGAACATGCGCTCACGTTCGGCGAACGAGGACGCCGCGTCCGGATTGGGGTCCAGGAAGATGTGGCGGTGGTCGAAGGCCGCGACCAACCGGATGTGGCGCGAGAGCAGCATGCCGTTGCCGAACACGTCGCCGGACATGTCACCGATGCCGACCACGGTGAAATCCTGGGTCTGGGTGTCGATGTCCATCTCGGCGAAATGCCGCTTCACGCTCTCCCACGCGCCCTTGGCGGTGATGCCCATGGCCTTGTGGTCGTAGCCCACCGAACCGCCGGAGGCGAAGGCGTCGCCGAGCCAGAAACCGTATTGCATGGCAACGTCATTGGCGATGTCGGAGAACGTCGCCGTGCCCTTGTCGGCGGCGACGACCAGGTAGGTGTCGTCGGCGTCGCGGCGCAGCACCCGGGCCGGCGGCAGCACGGCGCCGGTGGCGCGATCGACATTGTCGGTGACGTCGAGCAGGCCGGAGATGAAGGTGCGGTAGCAGGCGATGCCCTCGCCCTGCAGAGCCTGGCGGTCGGCGACCGGATCGGCGGTGGCGGCCGGCGGCTGCTTGACCACGAACCCGCCCTTCGCGCCGACCGGCACGATCACCGCGTTCTTCACCGCCTGCGCCTTGACCAGGCCCAGGATCTCGGTGCGGAAGTCCTCCAGCCGGTCCGACCAGCGCAGGCCGCCGCGCGCCACCGGGCCGAAGCGCAGGTGCACGCCCTCCACCCGCGGCGAGTACACGAAGATCTCGAATTGCGGCCGGGGCTTGGGCAATTCGGCGATCTCGCGCGGTTCCACCTTGAACGACAGGTAGTCCCGCGCCTTGCCCTCGGCGTCGAGGACGTAGTAGTTGGTGCGCAGGGTGGCCTTGATCAGGCCCAGGATGGCGCGCAAGATGCGGTCGGCGTCCAGGCTCACCACCTCGTCGATCCGGTGCCGGGCCGCGGCCTCCACCTCGACGGCGTGTGCGGCGTTGGCCGATCCGGATCGAACAGCGCGGTGAACAGGTCGACGAACATGCTCGCCGCCTCCGGGTAGGCCAGCAGCACGCGGGTGATGGCGGCCTGGCTGTACGGGAATCCCGCCTGCTGCAGGTACTTCGAGTAGGCGCGCAGGATGGCGACGGCACGCCAGTTCAGCCCGCCGCGCAGCACCAGCTCGTTGAGTCCGTCGGCCTCGGCGCGGCCGTACCAGAGCGCCTCGAAGGCCTCGGTGAACCGTTCCCGCAGCCCGCGCACCTGGGCGTCCAGCGCGTCCAGCCGGCCCACGGACTCCACCAGCTCGGCGTCCATGTTCCGGTCCAGGGAGCTGCGCAGCAGCTCGGGACGGGCCAGCAGGCCGAAGTCGTAGATCCACTGCTCGGGGCCGTGATCGCCGTCGACCTGGTGCGGCCGCTCGTCGATCACCTCCACGCCGAGGCTCTGCAACAGCGGCAGCACCTGGCTCAGCGAGATGCCGCCGCCCCCGACGTAGAGGGTGAAACGCCAAGAGCCCGGGGCGGAGTCGGGCCAGCGATACAGGTGCTGGTCGATGCCGCCCTCGGCCAGGCCCTGCAGGCGCAGGATGTCGGCCATGGCGCGGGTGGGGTCGAAGTCCTCCTTGTAGCTCTCCGGCAGGGATTCGGCGTAGCGCTGCGCGATGGCCGGGTCCAGCACGGCGGAGGTGGCCACCTCGTCGCGCAGATGGTCGTCCCAGGTGCGGCTGGCCTCGGCCAGCAGGTGCTGGATGCGCAGCCGGTTGGTCTCGCTGGTGTCGGCGGCGGGGGCGTCGGTCACGGTGCCCTGATCGGGCAGGCGGACGGTGAAATACACACTGGCGAGGTCGCTTTCGGACACTCGCGCGGAGTAGTCGATGGAGACGCCGCCCAGCTCGCGCATGAGGATGTCCTGCATCTCCAGGCGCACCCGGGTGGTGTAGCGATCGCGCGGCAGGTACACCATGCAGGCCACGAAGCGGCCGTAGCCGTCCAGGCGCATGAACAGCCGGACCTGGCGTCGCATGCCGACATTCAGCACCGCGCTGGCGGTGCGGCGCAGGGCCTCACCGTCGGAGGAGAACAGCTCGGTGCGCGGGAAGGACTGGATGACCTCGAGCATCTCCTGGCCGGAGAAGGAGTCCAGGTCGAAGCCGCTGGATTCGATGATGGAGCGCACCCGGCGGTCGATGACCGGAATGTCGAGCACGTTCTCGTGCAGGGCGGTGACGGTGAAGACGCCGATGAACAGGTGCTCGCCCGTGACGGCCCCGGATTCGTCGATCTCGGCCACGCCGACGAAGTACGGGTAGACCGCGCGGTGCACGGTGGCGGGGACCAGGCCCTGGGTCAGCATGAGCAGCGGCTGGTCGCCACTGTTGTCCGGGACCCGGAAGTCGGTGCCGACATTGGGGCGCAGCACGCCCAGGCTGGTCTCCGGGACGATGATGGATTTGGCCCGGCCGTCGACCGTGCTGCGCTCGTAGCGGGCGTAACCGAGCACGGTGAAGTGGCCGTCGGCCAGCCAGCGCAGCAGGTGGGCGCAGTCGGTGAGGTCGGTGGCCGGGAAGCCCGATCTACCGGCCGCGGCCGCGGTGTCGAGTTCCCCGGCGACCCGCTCCTGGGCCTCGCGCATGGCCTCGGTGTCCTCGATGACGCGGCGCACGTCGGTGAGCACGTCGGGCAGCGCGGACTCGATGCGCTCGAGCTGGGCGCGGCTGGTGGCGGGGTGCAGTTGCACATGCATCCAGGACTCGCGCAGACCGGTCGCGCCATTGCCGTCGACCTCGTGCGGCACCGCGGTCTCCAGGTGACCCGTGGCGTCTCGGGTGACCTCGAAGATGGGGTGCACGACCTCGCTGACACTGACGCCGATGCGGCTCAGGAAGGCGGTGACGGATTCGACGAGCAGCGGCATGTCGTCGGTGACCATCTGGATGGCGACGCCGAGCCCGGCCTCGTCATCCGCTTGGTACACATGGACATTCGCGGTGCCGGGGGTGCGCTGGACGGCCAGATCGACGTGGCAGCGGAAGATGTGGGTGGAGGTCGCGGGTATAGCGCAGTCCGCGTCGCCGGCGTCGACGTGACGGAAATATGCCTCCTCGAGGGACACGAGGTTGCCGCCCAGGGACGCGGGCAAACTCGCAGCCCAGGCCGCGCTGGACAGTTCGGACGAGACCGTCATTTCGCCAACTCCTCGGATTCGGTTCCGTAACAAAGTGACGCCGATGCGAGAGTAGCTGGGCTCAACAGGTACCGGGTCGAATTCCTGCCAATGCCACGCCGCGTCTCACAATACCGACAAACCGGACGGTTCCATGAGTGAGGTTCTTGTCCGATATCGCCAGGTCGCCTTTGACAAACCTTGCACCAAAACAGTTTTCACGCATTACTGCGAATGCGAAACCGCTGAGTTCGCTGTTCGATAACCGTTCACCTGAGCAGCCACGACCCGCCATCCAGCGAACCGTGAAGCAGCCGGCAAACACCCCCGAGCCAGACAAAAAGTAACCAACTGACCGCTCGCCCGCGGGTCGGATTACGTCGACGCCGCGATAACCGGCCGATGACAGCACGGCCCGGCTCCCCCACCCGGGTCGGCCGGGCGGGGGGCTGAGCAGTCAATTCGGTTGGGGTGGTGGGTTATCCGCGGGTGAGCTTGCGGTGGGTGACCCGGTGCGGGCGGGCCGCATCCGGGCCCAGGCGCTCGACCTTGTTGGCCTCGTAGGCCTCGAAGTTGCCCTCGAACCAGAACCACGCGGCCGGGTTGTCCTCGGTGCCCTCCCACGCCAGGATGTGCGTGCAGGTGCGGTCCAGGAACCACCGGTCGTGGGAAATGACCACCGAGCAGCCGGCGAAGTTCTCCAGCGCGTTCTCGAGCGAGCTCAGGGTCTCGACGTCGAGGTCGTTGGTGGGCTCGTCGAGCAGGATCAGGTTGCCGCCCTGCTTGAGGGTCAGCGCCAGGTTCAGGCGGTTGCGCTCACCACCGGAGAGCACGCCGGCCGGCTTCTGCTGGTCCGGGCCCTTGAAGCCGAACGCCGAAACGTAAGCGCGGGACGGCATTTCCACCTGGCCGACCTGGATGTGGTCCAGCCCGTCGGAAACGACCTGCCACACCGTCTTCTTCGGGTCGATGCCGCCGCGGTTCTGGTCGACGTAGCTCAGCTTGACGGTGTCGCCGACGCGCACATTGCCGCTGTCCGCGTTCTCCAGGCCGACGATGGTCTTGAACAGCGTCGACTTACCGACACCGTTCGGGCCGATGACGCCGACAATGCCGTTGCGCGGCAGGGTGAACGACAGATCCTTGATGAGCTGGCGATCGCCGAAGCCCTTGTCCAGGTTGTCGACCTCGACGACCACGCTGCCCAGGCGGGGACCCGCGGGGATCTGGATCTCCTCGAAGTCCAACTTGCGCATCTTCTCGGCCTCGGCGGCCATTTCCTCGTAGCGGCCCAGACGCGCCTTGTTCTTGGCCTGGCGCGCCTTGGCGCCGGAGCGGACCCAGGCCAGCTCCTCCTTGAGGCGCTTCTGCAGCTTCTGGTCCTTCTTGCCCTGCACCTCGAGGCGCTCGGCCTTCTTCTCCAGGTAGGTGGAGTAGTTGCCCTCGTAGGGGAAGGTGCGGCCGCGGTCGAGCTCGAGGATCCATTCCGCGACGTTGTCGAGGAAGTACCGGTCGTGGGTGACGGCCAGCACGGCGCCCTGGTAGGAGGCCAGGAACTGCTCGAGCCAGAGCACTGACTCGGCGTCGAGGTGGTTGGTGGGCTCGTCGAGCAGCAGCAGGTCGGGCTTGCTCAGCAGCAGCTTGCACAGCGCGACACGGCGGCGCTCACCACCGGAGAGGTTGACGACCGGCTCGTCCGGCGGCGGGCAGCGCAGCGCGTCCATGGCCTGCTCGAGCTGCGAGTCGACATCCCAGGGCGTGGGCGTGGTCGAGCTCCTCCTGGAGCTTGCCCATCTCCTCCATCAGCTCATCGGAGTAGTCGGTCGCCATGAGCTCGGCGATCTCGTTGAAGCGGTCCAGCTTCACCTTGATCTCGCCGAGGCCCTCCTCGACATTGCCGCGCACGGTCTTCTCTTCGTTGAGCGCCGGCTCCTGCATCAGGATGCCGACCGTCGCGCCGGGCGCGAGCCAGGCGTCACCGTTGTTCGGCTGGTCCAGTCCCGCCATGATCTTCAGCACACTGGACTTACCGGCGCCGTTCGGGCCGACGACACCGATCTTCGCGCCGGGAAGGAAGTTCAAGGTCACATTGTCGAGCACGACCTTGTCGCCATGCGCCTTTCGCACCTTGATCATCTGGTAAATGAACTCAGCCATATCGGCAAGCCTAACTGTGTGTAGTAGCGGGTTCTCCGGCAGTGTCCGCATCCACGGACGGCCGTTCCACGGGGTCGGTCCGGTCAGGTCGAGCGAAGGTTTTGCGCACCACCGGGGCGGTGCAACGACCCAGATCGGGACCCACTGCCAGGGCCCGCATCTCGAGGTCGGTGCGCTCCGCGCCGTCTCGGGTGGTGTACTCGTTCGAGCGCAGCTGCCCGTACGCGATGACCGGGTCACCTCGTTGCAGCGACGCTTCGACTCCTTCGATGATCCCCCGTCGCCAACAGCTTACGGTGAGGTACAACGTGCCCCCGTCCACCCAGTCCCCGGCGGCCTGATCGTAGCGGCGGGCGGTACTGGCCAGCCGGAAGCTCAGCAGCTGCTCGCCGTTCTGCAGCCCGCGCACCACCGGTTGGGTGACGACCCGGCCGATCACCGCAGTATTCGCCTCGTACATCGCGCTCCCCCTTGTCGATTCGAGCCCGCCCCGCGAGCCTGTGCGTTCGATCGGCTTCCAGCTTCGCCCGATCGAGCGCCTCGGGGCAGACCCCCTATCGGCGAGTGTGGACAACTCGCGGGGTGTGGATAACTTCCGACCCGACCCGAATCGAGCTACAGGGTCGCCAGATCCGTATTGGCCCCGCACAACACGATCACCGGCCGCTCCCCCCGCCGCCGGCACGTACGCGCCGCACTGGATCGCCGCCACCGCCGTCGCCCCCGCCGGCTCCACCACGATCCGGAACTCGCGCCACAGGTACTCCCGGGCCATCACGATCGCGTCATCGCTGACCAGCACCGATCGCACCGCGTAGCGCTGCGCCACCTCCATGGCGATCTCGCCGATCCGGTTCGCGCCCAGGGCATCCGAGGTCACACTGGAGACGTCGACATCCACCGGGTGTCCCGCGGCCAGCGCCGCGTGCAGCGTCGGCGCGCCCACCGGCTCGACCCCGATCACCCGTCCGCGCAGCCCCAGCGACACCGCGATCCCGGCCACCAGGCCACCGCCGCCGACCGCGGCCAGCACCGGCGGTCTGCCACGCACCTGTTCCTCGATCTCGAGCCCGACCACACCCGCCCCGGCCACGATCTCGGGCAGGTCGTAGGCGTGCAACGGCATGGCGCCGCGCTCGGCCGCGAGCTGGCGCGCGTATTTGTGGGCCTCGGCGTAAGTCGTTCCGTGCCAGAGCACTTCGGCGCCGTGCGACCACATGGCCGCCACCTTGGTGTGCGAGGCCGACTCCGGAACCACCACCGTGCACGACATTCCGCGCACCGCGCTGGCCAGCGCCGCCGCGATCCCGGCATTGCCGGCCGAGGCCAGCACCACCTGGGTCTGGTCACCGCGCGCCTGCAGCAGCGCGTTCAGGCAGCCGCGCACCTTGAAGGTGCCGCCGTGCTGGAGATGCTCGAGTTTCAGCGTCACCGGGACCGGTCCGTGCGGGCCCAGGATCTCGGTGTGGAAGACGGGGGTCTTGCGGGTGTGCCCGCGCAGCAGCCGGCGGGCCTGGCGCACGTCGGATCGGTAGAGCCGCTTGACTTTCCGGGTCGCCATGGCGACATCCCTCATTTGCGCACCTCTCCGTCTCGCCGGGCGAGCTCGGCGAACATGGCGTTGTACGCGTTGCGTTCCGCGTCGTCGTCACGTTCGGCCTTGCGGTCGAGCCGGGTCGCCAGGCGTCGATCACTGCGCGACCACTGGATCAGCAGCGCCAGCATCACCACCACCAGCGGCACTTCACCGCTGGCCCAGGCGAGGCTACCGCCGGTGTGCTGATCGTCGAGCAGGTCCTTGTTCCAGGACAGGCCCAGGCCGCGGTAGAACCAGCCGCCCATCACGGTGTTCATGCTCATCAGGGCGATGCCGAAGAAGGCGTGGAAGGGCAGCGATCCGAAGACCATGCCCAGCTTGGTGAGCGGCTCCACCGGTCGCGGCTTGGGGTCGATGCCGATGACCACCCAATAGAAGAGGTAGCCGCTGAGCAGGAAGTGCACGTTCATCAGGATGTGCGCGCCGTGGGTGCCGACGTACTTGTCGAAGATGCCGCCCAGGTAGAGCGCGTAGAACCCGCCGACGAACAGCACCGAGGCGACGACCGGCTGGGTCAGGAAACGCGACACCGGATTGTGCACTGCCGCCAGGATCCATTCGCGCGCCCCCGGCGGCTGATTCCGACCGGCCGGTTGAATCGCGCGCAGCGCCAGCAGCACCGGACCGCCCAGCGCGAACAGGATCGGCGCCAGCATGGACAGCATCATGTGCTGGGCCATGTGCACGCTGAACATGGCCGGCGCGTACCGGCCCACCCCGGAGCTGGTGGCGATCAGCAGCGTCGTGCAGCCCGCGAGCCAGGCGATGGTCCGCCCGACCGGCCACGAGTCGCCGCGCTGGCGC from Nocardia tengchongensis includes:
- a CDS encoding serine/threonine dehydratase, whose translation is MATRKVKRLYRSDVRQARRLLRGHTRKTPVFHTEILGPHGPVPVTLKLEHLQHGGTFKVRGCLNALLQARGDQTQVVLASAGNAGIAAALASAVRGMSCTVVVPESASHTKVAAMWSHGAEVLWHGTTYAEAHKYARQLAAERGAMPLHAYDLPEIVAGAGVVGLEIEEQVRGRPPVLAAVGGGGLVAGIAVSLGLRGRVIGVEPVGAPTLHAALAAGHPVDVDVSSVTSDALGANRIGEIAMEVAQRYAVRSVLVSDDAIVMAREYLWREFRIVVEPAGATAVAAIQCGAYVPAAGGAAGDRVVRGQYGSGDPVARFGSGRKLSTPRELSTLADRGSAPRRSIGRSWKPIERTGSRGGLESTRGSAMYEANTAVIGRVVTQPVVRGLQNGEQLLSFRLASTARRYDQAAGDWVDGGTLYLTVSCWRRGIIEGVEASLQRGDPVIAYGQLRSNEYTTRDGAERTDLEMRALAVGPDLGRCTAPVVRKTFARPDRTDPVERPSVDADTAGEPATTHS